Part of the Citrus sinensis cultivar Valencia sweet orange chromosome 2, DVS_A1.0, whole genome shotgun sequence genome, CCGTGAGGAACTTGTCCTTGCAGTCCATTGAAagacaaatttaaaaacttgagAAGCGAGAGTGCTTTCAACGAATTCGGGATTTCTCCAGATAGATTATTACTAGACATATCCAAGAAGTTCAGGCTAGTCAAGCCGCCTAATGAATCAGGAATTGAGCCTTGAAATTTGTTTTCCGCCAAGGAGAGATGCTGCATATTCTTTAGGTCTCCAATTGAGCTTGGGATTTCACCTGACAAGTCATTTCTTGATAAATCTATTTTTGTCACAACCTTCAAATTCCCAATCTCCACTGGCAGAGTTCCATTAAGAGAATTTGATGACAAGTTGACATTCAGGATATCTCTAAGGCTCCACAAAGatgagggaattacagaagtCAGTCTGTTGAATCCCAGTGAAAGGGTTCTCAGAGAAATGAGACTATCTAAGCATTGCGGTAGCGACCCATTTAGCTCATTGCCATCCGAGTAGAATTCACTTAAACTCCGCAAACCACAAAGATCAGTAGTAATTGATCCTTGTAATTTGTTATGCTGAAGATACAAACCTTGGAGCTTTTGCAATCTTCCAATTGCTTTGGGAATGGATCCTGTGAGTTCATTTGTCTCCAGGTGCAATGTTGTCAAGTTGTTTAAGTTGCCAATTTCTGATGGAATGCTTCCCTTAATGTTGCAAGCAGATAAATACAGCACGTCCATAGCATTTGAGAGATTTCCAATAGAAATTGGCAGGACACCGCTGAGGGGATTCTCTGacagaattaattttctcaagTCTTTGCAATTTGTCAAAGAAGTGAGAAAGCCAAGTTCAtcatagggatggcaaaatcctccACGGGTTTGGGCCCCATGGAGCCCCACCCCAAAtggaaaaaattttgattaattttggggaatggagtggggagtgggggGAAAATAATCCCCAAATTCTTAATGGGGTGGGGTTTGGTTTTGTACTCCCCACCCcaatccccattatatataaatatatttttaattcttgtttaataatttttattttatcaattataatgtcaattaataattttttttttaatttttatgcaacataaacaatatatgaatgaaagaaaatcctataatatttttcaactctgaaacattgttatattttctttttttttttaaggtgctacgctctttaaatatttttcacttttaatatcattttaagatattgtttcaaatttttagatatttttttaaaagaatttaaatactttataatatgatgatgattttattttaaatctctaatttttaacttactaaaataatatatttatacatattataaaatagataaatgaGGGATGGGGTGGGGATGGGGAAATCATTCCCTACATGGGGATTCTCCATCCCcaccccactaaatttattggggaatggggtggggaatggaGGCAAAAATTTCTAACGGGGTGGGGAATGGGATAGgcctccccacccccaccccactTCATCATAGCCAAAAGATACagctatcaaattatttgCCCCAAAATTGAGCCATTGGAGGTATCTCAAATTACCAAGTGAGTTGGGAATGAAGCCAGAGAATAAGTTATAGGGCATGTCAATGAGAGTAAGCATAGAAGCATTGGAGATAGAGCTAGGGATAGGTCCAGTGAGTCTGTTTCCTCCAAGGATAAGTTGTTGCAGGTTTGGAAGCGAATGGCCAATGTTTGACGGGAGATTGCCTAAGAGGTTATTAGCAGTTAGTGAAAGGACAGTTAACGAGGAAATATTGATGATTTCGGGCGGGATAACACCAGTAAGTCTATTACTTGATAAAGCTAATACTTGCAGACCTTGTATTTCACCTGCCACGTCATGAATAATGGTGCATTAATCTAAATGCTCCAAGTCCCTTCTCACAGAAGTGACCAAACAGGGCAGCagaaagaacaaaagcatctaccaataaaatcaaacccaataaaagtaaacatatGAATAAGCGGGTATgtatttgtataaatattgCGATTTTTGTAACCATGCATGATTGcaatttttataacaaaagtaTACATGTATATTAGGATTCTATTAAATTGTCACACGGCTGATGTGATACGCACAATGAACAAATTTAGACTTTCTCATAAAGAGATCAAATTATTAGTCTGTTAATTCAAGTTGATAAGACTGCCCCCCaaattttgacttaaaaaaaaaaattattatatccATTTCACACACTCATCAGTAATTGAAAGATCAATTctgacaaaatttgaaaaggaCAATCCTAGGTATAATTTGATCTCATAAAGAGATCAAattattgtttgatatttttaaaacacgATCCTAGGTAGAATCTTCCATATACCTTTCTAAAGCATCTAATTGTTGTTTAACTCGATCAGGGCAAAGCTATAAAGAAGGCTTAACCCTGGCTGTAGGCGGGGTTAGTTTCttgaaaaaactaattaattaattataaatttattctttttaagaacttatagtaaaatataaaaacttgtttaaatttttgactAATTGATCTAATTATCCAAagtttaaattctttaaaagtcAGCTGTTCAAGTCATCAAGTTACCACCTCATGAGTGACAGTCAGCTTCTGCTGCACTCGGATGCTCATACTGtttttaaattagttattaGCTTATACTTTTgtcaaatatttttgataaaataattaataattctctaatGTATTATTATTGCACACAATATAATTCAGATACGATAATAtatgagttttcttttttgaagaatcggataaaattttatcgatagtgttttttttttatgtattgtacttttatagttttattattagttttttactTGTCtagtatattttaataatttcatttgtatataaattttttttttgagaagtaattgaatttaaaaaaaatatagccCACCTAAAAAAATAGTGATAGCTTCGCCATTGAACTTGATCTAGCGCAGTGGAGACTCATAATTACACCCATAGAAAAACCTAAAACGTACCTGTCAGGTTGGTATAGACGAGATATAGTCCCTTGAGCATGGTTATGTTCCCAATTTCTATAGGAATGCTTCCTATGAAATTATTGACGGACAACGATAGAATTTTTAGCTGTTTGCATTCAAATAAAGTTGATGGGATTTGTCCTGAAAGCTGGTTATACGCCAAATGAAGCTCTTCCAAGTGGGAAGAAACCTGAACATATTCTCAGGGAGGGCACCGGCCAGGCTGTTGTACTGCATATCAATGTTTTGCAATGAAGATGTGTTGTAGATGGAGGGCATGGGACCTGAAAACTGGTTGTTACTGAGATCAATAGCCAACAGTGAAGGTATGTTCAAGATCGAGGATGGCACGTGACCCTGAAGCTGGTTAAAGCTGAGATCAAGAGTGAGCAATGAAGATATGTTGCAAATGGAAGGTGGGATTGTTCCTATGAAACTGTTACCATCTAGATACAGGTGTTCAAGTTTAGGGAAAGAATCCAGCCATGGCGGAATTTCTATGCTGCTGAAGTTGTTGGATCTAAAGCTAAGATATTTTAACCTGCGCAGATTAGATAACTGAATTGGAAGAGTACCAGAGAAACTATTGTTTGTGACATTTAGCAAACTAAGGAATGACAGGTTTCCAAGCTCCGGAGGGATGGTGCCTAGTAGACCCATATAAGCAAGATTTAAAGCTGTGACTCTGCGGTGACGGGGGCTGCAAGTGACACCAAACCAGTTGCAAACAGAAGTGTTTGTGGACCAGTTGGAGGCCAATACATTGAGAGGATCATTAGTGACGTGAGCTTTCAGGGCAAGAAGAGCTGATTGGTCTCTGCCGACGTTGGTGACTGCATGAGCGATTCCAAAAGTGAAATAGTACACTAAAAATGCTTCAGCAAGAATGGAAAGACAAGCTTTTGCCATCTGGTATTTAGGAATAGAGGTAGATGAAACTGGAAACTTCTGGCAAAGAAGGCGGATTGATGTGGATgcatgaaaaatgaaatttattgagATTATTAAATACAACGAAGAGGAGAATTCAACGttagtataaaaaatttgtgagCGTTATCGGACAATTACAGGATTTGACAAGTGCAACGAAGAGATTAATATAATACGTGAACTTCAACCCTTCCTTTTCCGGAGCAAACGGTTTGGTCAAGCATTAGAGAACTActgttgaaattatttatacacAGAGACGCCAAATTAGTCAATTATACTGTTTACTCTAGAATAGTAGATTATCGTTAGctccttaattaattaatttgttatcataTTGTTTACTGTCTTGCTTC contains:
- the LOC107175457 gene encoding receptor kinase-like protein Xa21; its protein translation is MAKACLSILAEAFLVYYFTFGIAHAVTNVGRDQSALLALKAHVTNDPLNVLASNWSTNTSVCNWFGVTCSPRHRRVTALNLAYMGLLGTIPPELGNLSFLSLLNVTNNSFSGTLPIQLSNLRRLKYLSFRSNNFSSIEIPPWLDSFPKLEHLYLDGNSFIGTIPPSICNISSLLTLDLSFNQLQGHVPSSILNIPSLLAIDLSNNQFSGPMPSIYNTSSLQNIDMQYNSLAGALPENMFRFLPTWKSFIWRSIPIEIGNITMLKGLYLVYTNLTGEIQGLQVLALSSNRLTGVIPPEIINISSLTVLSLTANNLLGNLPSNIGHSLPNLQQLILGGNRLTGPIPSSISNASMLTLIDMPYNLFSGFIPNSLENPLSGVLPISIGNLSNAMDVLYLSACNIKGSIPSEIGNLNNLTTLHLETNELTGSIPKAIGRLQKLQGLYLQHNKLQGSITTDLCGLRSLSEFYSDGNELNGSLPQCLDSLISLRTLSLGFNRLTSVIPSSLWSLRDILNVNLSSNSLNGTLPVEIGNLKVVTKIDLSRNDLSGEIPSSIGDLKNMQHLSLAENKFQGSIPDSLGGLTSLNFLDMSSNNLSGEIPNSLKALSLLKFLNLSFNGLQGQVPHGGPFTNFSSQSFVGNKGLCGAPELKFPACKAKSNKIARKTHKNIFIYVFPIAASILLVLSLSVVLIRRRKRNTGLQIDEEMSPEVTWRRISYQELFRATDGFSENNLLGKGSFGSVYKGTLSDGMQIAVKVFNLELEGTLRSFDAECEILGSIRHRNLVKIISTCSSDHFKALVLEYMPNGSLENWMYNKNRSFDILQRLNMVIDVASALEYLHYDHPTPIIHCDLNPSNILLNESTVACLSDFGISKLLGDETSMTQTQTLATIGYMAPGFSNSKLLLAVEIPMLLTFFFSFQKIIDLSNDVIHIIHRVRMRMETIKKGRCLQLWHHTDGNFYEEEAN